In Streptomyces paludis, the genomic stretch ACCCTCCGCCACAGGCGCACATCGGTGTCGGTCACGTTTTGGAGTACACCACGCGAGCCGACGACGGTCAATTGACGTTCGCGGTGCGGTCCGGCACGGGCTGCTCCGACTCCTCCGCTCCGGCGGACGGAGCGCCTCCGCGCGCCGTGTCGGCCGCCGCGTAGAGGTCGGAGGGGCGCACTCCGCCGAAAGCCGCCACCAGATGCCCGTCCGGCCGCACCAGCAGCACGCTGTGCGCGGAAGCCCCCGGATACGCCTCCGTGACCAGCAGTTCGGCCCGTACCGGCAGGGAGGTCACCGCGGCGGCCAGCCGCGGCATCACCCCCGCGGTCAGCCAGTGCCGCCGGTCCCACACCCCGGTCCCCGGAGCGACCAGCACCACCAGCAGCCGGCCGCGCCCGAGCCGGTCCCCGAGCCGTACGGCCGTGCCGTCGGGCGCCGTGACCCGTACGTCGACGACCGGCCCGCCGGGGGGCGTACTCACCGCCGTCTGCGCCTCGGCGCGCGGAGGTGTGAGGGGGGAGTGCGGATAGGACGGCGGTGCTCCCAATGGTCCGTGCCCCAGATGCCCGTCCGCGAGGAGGGCGTCGTGCCCGCGCGCGGCTCCCGGCAGATAGGTCCGCAGCCCGCCGCTCCGCAGTATCGGCAGCGACTGGTCCGCGGCCCGCAGCCGCGCGGCGACCGCCGTGCGCCGCTCCGCCTGATAGCTGTCCAGCAGCGTCTCGGAGGCGCCGTGGTGCCAGTCCACGGCCAGCTTCCAGGAGAGGTTGTCGACGTCCCGCAGCCCCTCGTCGAGCCCCTGGGTGCCCACCGCGCCCAGCAGATGAGCGGCGTCCCCGGCCAGGAACGCCCGGCCCGCGCGCCACCGCCTCGCGAGCCGGTGGTGCAGCGTATAGACGCCCGTGTCGAGCAGTTCGTACGGCGGGGTCTCCCCGCACCAGCCGGCCAGGGTGTCCCTTAACCGCGCCACCAGCGCGTCGGGCGTCACCAACTCGCCGCGGGAGGGCAGCAGCCAGTCGAGCCGCCACACTCCGTCCGCGAGCGGCCTGGCGGAGACCTCCTCGCCGCCGCCGCGCCAGGGCGGCTGCCGGTGCACCAGCGCCTCGTCGGGCCAGGGGAGATCGGCGCGGAGCGCGGCCACGGCGTGCCGTTCCACCGCCGTACGCCCCGGAAAGCGGATGCCGAGCAGCTTGCGGACGGTGGATCTCGCGCCGTCGCAGCCCACCAGATGGCTGCCGCGCCAGCCGCGCGCGCCGGGCCCGCGGGTGTGCGCCGTGATCCCGCCGCCGTCCTGCTCCAGCGCGTCGAGCCGGCTGCCGGTGACCAGCCGGACCAGGTCCTGCCGGGCGACGGCGTCGCGCAGTCCGCGCGTCAGGGCGTGCTGGGGAATGTGGAGGGGCGCGGGGGTGCCGCCGCCGGGCTCGTCGAGGGCCAGCTCCCGCATCAGCTGCTTGCGCCGCATCAGACGCCAGCCGACCCAGCGCGCCCCCTCGTCACCGAGGGTGGTGCAGCCGAGCCGGGCCACCAGTTCGGCGGTGTCGGAGCGCAGTATGGCCGTACGGGCGGGCCGGGGATCGTCCGAACCGTCCCCTTCGTCCAGTACGACGGAGGGGACGTCCTGCGCGGCGAGGGCCAGGGCCAGCGCGAGCCCCACCGGGCCCGCGCCGACGACGATCACCGGGTCCACGGCGGGACCTCCGCGGCCCGTGCGGTCAAGGGGCGCCCCAGTGCTGGACGTACGGGGGCGATCCCGGCAACGCCGCGCGCGTGCGTGCCGGGCGTCGCGAGCCGGGCGGGACTTTGAAGACAGGCCCTGGGAGCCCGGTGTGTGATCACAGAACGTATGCAACCCACTGGGGGTGCCCGCGTCAAGCGACGGTCCGCGCGGCGCGTACACCCCCAGTCCCACCGGCCTCAGACGCCGCTTTCGTTCGTGGCGTGGCCCGGAGCGTTGGCTTGATGCGCGTCATTGGCACCGAGCACCGCGCCCGTACTCTTCTTGGCGCGCCGCAGCCGCTTCTCCAGCCAGCCGGCGAAGCTGGTGAGCGCGAAGTTCAGCACGATGTAGATGAGACCGATGACGACCAGCGTCGCGATGGTGTTCGCGCCGTAGTTGGCGGGGATCGGCTCCTTCTGCGAGAGCAGATCGGCGAATCCCAGCACCGCGCCGCCCAGCGCGGTGTCCTTGACGATCACGACCAGCTGGCTGACGAGGGCCGGGAGCATCGCCGTGACCGCCTGCGGCAGCAGGACGTACGACATGGTCTGGCCCTTGCGCATCCCGATCGCCTTCGCGGCGTCGGTCTGGCCGCGGGGCAGGGTGAGGATGCCGGCGCGGACGACCTCGGCGATGACCGAGGCGTTGTAGAGCACCAGCCCGGTGACCACCGCGTAGAGCGGGCGCACGTCCGACGAGACGTTGGCGAACTCCACGTACAGCCGGTACGAGAAGATCATCAGCAGTAGGACCGGGATGGCCCGGAAGAACTCGACCACCGCGCCGACCGGCACCCGTATCCAGGCATGGTCGGAGAGCCGGCCGATGCCGAGGAGCGCGCCGAGCGGCAGGGCGATCACGATGGCCAGGGCGGCCGCTTTGAGCGTCTCGCCGAGGCCGGGCAGCAGATAGGTGGTCCAGATCCTGGAGTCCTTGACGAACGGACTCCACTTCTCGGCCGTCAGCTGGTTCTTGTCGGCCATGATGGCCAGCGCCCACCAGGCCGCCAGGGCGAAGACGGCCAGGGCGGCGATCGTGTAGATCACATTCCGCCGTTTGGCGCGTTTACCCGGAGCGTCGTACAGAACGGACGTGGTACTCATCGCTTCACCGCCACGCGCTTGCTGACCCAGCCCAGGAGCAGTCCGGTGGGAAGGGTGAGGAGGATGAATCCGAGGGCGAAGAGCGTGAAGACCGCGAAGAGCGCGCTGGATTCGTTCTCGATCATGGTCTTCATCAGCGCCGATGCCTCCGCCACGCCGATGGCCGAGGCCACGGTGGTGTTCTTGGTCAGCGCGATCAGTACGTTGGCGAGCGGCGCCACCACGGCGCGGAACGCCTGCGGCAGCACGATCAGCGTCAGGACCTGACGGAAGCTCAGACCGAGCGCGCGGGCGGCCTCCGCTTGGCCCACGGGCACGGTGTTGATGCCGGAGCGGAGCGCTTCGCAGACGAAGGTGCCGGTGTAGGCGGACAGCCCGAGGACGGCGAGCCGGAAGCCGATGGACTTGAAGTCCCCGCCGCCGAGGGTGATCGAAAGGGTCTGGTTGAGCCCCAGTGAACAGCCGACCAGGACCAGGGTCAGCGGGGTGTTGCGGACGAGGTTGACGTATCCCGTACCGAAGACACGCAGGAGGGGTACGGGACTGACCCGCATCCCGGCGAGCAGCGTTCCCCATATGAGGGATCCGGCCGCGGAGTAGAGGGTGAGCTGCACCGTCACCCAGAAGGCGCCGAGCAGGTCGTACTGCCCGGAATCAAGAAAGTCGAACACGATGCCCCGCGCTCTCCCCTGGTTGGCTGGTCGGTACGCGCCGCCGGACCGGCCGGCGGCGCGTCACTGCTGTGTCAGTCGGCGATCTGCGGGGCGGGCTCGTTCTTGTAGCCGGCCGGGCCGAAGTTCGCCTGGACCGCCTTCTCCCAGGAACCGTCCGAGACCATCTTCTTGAGCGCGTCGTTGATCTTCGTCTTCAGCTCGGTGTCGCCCTTCTTGAGGCCGATGCCGTAGGGCTCGTCGCTGAGCTTGAGACCGACGAGCTTGAACTTGCCCTGGAGGTCCTTCTGCGCGGCGAAGCCGGCGAGGATGGAGTCGTCCGTGGTCAGGGCGTCAACGGCCTTGTTCTCCAGACCGGTCAGGCACTCGGAGTAGCCGCCGCGCTCCAGGAGGTCCGCCTTGGGGGCGAGCTTGTCCTTGACGTTCTGCGCGGATGTCGAACCGGTGACCGAACAGAGCTTCTTCGAGTTGAGGTCCTCGACCTTGGTGATCGAGGTGTCGTCCGCGCGGACCAGCAGGTCCTGGTGGGCGAGGAGGTACGGGCCGGCGAAGTCGACCTTCTTCTTGCGCTCGTCGTTGATCGTGTAGCTGGCGGCGACGAACTTCACGTCACCGTTGGCGATCAGGTTCTCGCGCTCGGCGCTGGGGGCCTTTTTCCAGACGATGTTCTTCGCGTCGTAGCCGAGTTCCTTGGCGACGTAGGTGGCGACGTCCACGTCGAAGCCCGCGTAGCTGCCGTCGGGCAGCTGGAGGCCGATACCGGGCTGGTCGGTCTTGATGCCGATGGTGATCTTGCCACCGCCGCTGCCGCTGCTGCTGTCGTCGTTGCTGTCGCCGCCGCAGGCGGTGACGGTCAGGGCGAGGACCAGAGCGCCGGCTGCCGCCGCGCTTGCCTTCTGAAGCTTCATGCGTGGACTTCCCTCGGTGAGACGTGGACGAACAGGTTCTGCCGAACTCGGTGGAGCCGTAAGAAGAGCTGCGAAAGGCAGCCGTGAGCGGAGCCGCGGACGCCGCCGGCGGCGGTTTCGAGGCCGGCGGTGCGGACCGTGCGTACGGAACTGAGCTGTACGGAACTGAGCTGTACGGGAACTGCGTTGTGCGGGATCAGGTGGTGCGCCGGATCAAGCGGTGCGCCGGATCAGTGGTGCAGGATCTTCGACAGGAAGTCCTTGGCACGGTCGCTGCGCGGATTGCTGAAGAACTCGTCGGGCGACGCCTCTTCGACGATGCGGCCGTCCGCCATGAAGACGACCCGGTTGGCGGCGGAGCGGGCGAAACCCATCTCGTGCGTGACGACGACCATCGTCATGCCCTCGCGCGCCAGTTGCTGCATGACCTCCAGCACCTCGTTGATCATCTCGGGGTCGAGCGCCGAGGTCGGCTCGTCGAAGAGCATGACCTTCGGCCCCATCGCCAGCGCCCGCGCGATGGCGACGCGCTGCTGCTGACCACCCGAGAGCTGCGCGGGGTACTTGTCGGCCTGCGAGCCGACGCCCACCCGGTCGAGCAGTCCGCGCGCCTTGTCCTCGGCGTCCTTCTTCTCCGTCTTGCGGACCTTGAGCTGGCCCAGCATGACGTTCTCCAGCACCGTCTTGTGTGCGAAGAGGTTGAACGACTGGAAGACCATGCCGACATCGGCGCGCAGCCGGGCCAGTTCCCTGCCCTCGTCCGGCAGCGGCTTCCCGTCGATCGTGATCACGCCCGAATCGATCGTCTCCAGGCGGTTGATGGTGCGGCACAGTG encodes the following:
- a CDS encoding FAD-dependent monooxygenase, coding for MDPVIVVGAGPVGLALALALAAQDVPSVVLDEGDGSDDPRPARTAILRSDTAELVARLGCTTLGDEGARWVGWRLMRRKQLMRELALDEPGGGTPAPLHIPQHALTRGLRDAVARQDLVRLVTGSRLDALEQDGGGITAHTRGPGARGWRGSHLVGCDGARSTVRKLLGIRFPGRTAVERHAVAALRADLPWPDEALVHRQPPWRGGGEEVSARPLADGVWRLDWLLPSRGELVTPDALVARLRDTLAGWCGETPPYELLDTGVYTLHHRLARRWRAGRAFLAGDAAHLLGAVGTQGLDEGLRDVDNLSWKLAVDWHHGASETLLDSYQAERRTAVAARLRAADQSLPILRSGGLRTYLPGAARGHDALLADGHLGHGPLGAPPSYPHSPLTPPRAEAQTAVSTPPGGPVVDVRVTAPDGTAVRLGDRLGRGRLLVVLVAPGTGVWDRRHWLTAGVMPRLAAAVTSLPVRAELLVTEAYPGASAHSVLLVRPDGHLVAAFGGVRPSDLYAAADTARGGAPSAGAEESEQPVPDRTANVN
- a CDS encoding amino acid ABC transporter permease, giving the protein MSTTSVLYDAPGKRAKRRNVIYTIAALAVFALAAWWALAIMADKNQLTAEKWSPFVKDSRIWTTYLLPGLGETLKAAALAIVIALPLGALLGIGRLSDHAWIRVPVGAVVEFFRAIPVLLLMIFSYRLYVEFANVSSDVRPLYAVVTGLVLYNASVIAEVVRAGILTLPRGQTDAAKAIGMRKGQTMSYVLLPQAVTAMLPALVSQLVVIVKDTALGGAVLGFADLLSQKEPIPANYGANTIATLVVIGLIYIVLNFALTSFAGWLEKRLRRAKKSTGAVLGANDAHQANAPGHATNESGV
- a CDS encoding amino acid ABC transporter permease; protein product: MFDFLDSGQYDLLGAFWVTVQLTLYSAAGSLIWGTLLAGMRVSPVPLLRVFGTGYVNLVRNTPLTLVLVGCSLGLNQTLSITLGGGDFKSIGFRLAVLGLSAYTGTFVCEALRSGINTVPVGQAEAARALGLSFRQVLTLIVLPQAFRAVVAPLANVLIALTKNTTVASAIGVAEASALMKTMIENESSALFAVFTLFALGFILLTLPTGLLLGWVSKRVAVKR
- a CDS encoding glutamate ABC transporter substrate-binding protein; the protein is MKLQKASAAAAGALVLALTVTACGGDSNDDSSSGSGGGKITIGIKTDQPGIGLQLPDGSYAGFDVDVATYVAKELGYDAKNIVWKKAPSAERENLIANGDVKFVAASYTINDERKKKVDFAGPYLLAHQDLLVRADDTSITKVEDLNSKKLCSVTGSTSAQNVKDKLAPKADLLERGGYSECLTGLENKAVDALTTDDSILAGFAAQKDLQGKFKLVGLKLSDEPYGIGLKKGDTELKTKINDALKKMVSDGSWEKAVQANFGPAGYKNEPAPQIAD
- a CDS encoding amino acid ABC transporter ATP-binding protein; translation: MSGVSATKDTGDAGPATGDLVVLSNVNKHFGALHVLQDIDLTIARGEVVVVIGPSGSGKSTLCRTINRLETIDSGVITIDGKPLPDEGRELARLRADVGMVFQSFNLFAHKTVLENVMLGQLKVRKTEKKDAEDKARGLLDRVGVGSQADKYPAQLSGGQQQRVAIARALAMGPKVMLFDEPTSALDPEMINEVLEVMQQLAREGMTMVVVTHEMGFARSAANRVVFMADGRIVEEASPDEFFSNPRSDRAKDFLSKILHH